CCTTAGCGTCCTCGGCCTAGTGTTGCTAACTGCCGGATGCCGCAAGTCGAGTGCGCCAGTGGTCGTGCGAGTCCTCTTTGACACGAGCGGCCCCTCTTCGGAGTGGATCAGGGACATGATTCGTCAATTTTCCCTGGAACGGCCCCGTGCATCTGACGGTCGGCCCATCATGATTGCGACCTATGAGACGCACGCATACACCGAGGATCTGGGGAGGCTCAGCGACCTGCGACCACAGTTGGTGATCTTGACTTCGCGATCCGACGCCGACCTGACGGGTCGGGCGCGGGAGCAACTGGGAAGCCCGGTACAAGTGTGTCCCGAACGTACCTCCAACCAGGCCTACGTTCCACAATGGGTTACCCCCCGCGACCGTGAGGCGGCGGACATCTTCCTGCGGTACCTTGTTGCACATCCGTGTCAGAGCGAGGGGGCGGGTGGCCGGCGCTAATGGGAAGGGCGGGGCGGGACGGTGAGCTTCCAGTACGATCCGTTTGGGCGACGGATCCAGAAGAGCGGGCCGAGCGGAACCGTCAACTACCTCTACGACGGGGCGAACGTCGTGGAGGAGGTGGACGGTGCGGGGACGGTGCTGGCGCGCTACACGCAGGGCGCGGGGATTGACGAGCCGCTGGCCATGCTGCGCGGCGGAGTGACCAGCTACTACCAGGCCGACGGTTTGGGCTCGATCACCTCGGTGCGCGACGGCGGCGGCGCCCTGGTGGCCAGCTACACCTACGACGCCTTCGGCAACCTGGCCGGCTCCACCGGCACGCTCACCAACCCCTTCCGCTACACCGGGCGGGAGTTCGACGCCGAAACCGGTCTCTACTACTACCGCGCCAGGTACTACGATCCCTCGATGGGCAGATTCATAGGGGAGGATCCGACCCGCTTTAGGGAAGCGAACAACTTCTACACGTACGTCCTAAACAACCCGACTGTGTTCTCTGACCCGACCGGACTACAGGCGAAACCCACCG
This sequence is a window from Terriglobales bacterium. Protein-coding genes within it:
- a CDS encoding RHS repeat-associated core domain-containing protein, which encodes MSFQYDPFGRRIQKSGPSGTVNYLYDGANVVEEVDGAGTVLARYTQGAGIDEPLAMLRGGVTSYYQADGLGSITSVRDGGGALVASYTYDAFGNLAGSTGTLTNPFRYTGREFDAETGLYYYRARYYDPSMGRFIGEDPTRFREANNFYTYVLNNPTVFSDPTGLQAKPT